A genomic segment from Aegilops tauschii subsp. strangulata cultivar AL8/78 chromosome 1, Aet v6.0, whole genome shotgun sequence encodes:
- the LOC109732735 gene encoding histone H4, which produces MSGRGKGGKGLGKGGAKRHRKVLRDNIQGITKPAIRRLARRGGVKRISGLIYEETRGVLKIFLENVIRDAVTYTEHARRKTVTAMDVVYALKRQGRTLYGFGG; this is translated from the coding sequence ATGTCCGGCCGCGGCAAGGGAGGCAAGGGGCTCGGCAAGGGCGGCGCCAAGCGCCACCGGAAGGTGCTGCGCGACAACATCCAgggcatcaccaagccggcgatCCGGCGGCtggcgcggcggggcggcgtgaAGCGCATCTCGGGGCTCATCtacgaggagacccgcggcgtGCTCAAGATCTTCCTCGAGAACGTCATCCGCGACGCCGTCACCTACACCGAGCACGCCCGCCGCAAGACCGTCACCGCCATGGACGTCGTCTACGCGCTCAAGCGCCAGGGCCGCACCCTCTACGGCTTCGGCGGCTAG
- the LOC109732746 gene encoding histone H3.2, translating to MARTKQTARKSTGGKAPRKQLATKAARKSAPATGGVKKPHRFRPGTVALREIRKYQKSTELLIRKLPFQRLVREIAQDFKTDLRFQSSAVSALQEAAEAYLVGLFEDTNLCAIHAKRVTIMPKDIQLARRIRGERA from the coding sequence ATGGCCCGCACCAAGCAGACGGCGAGGAAGTCCACCGGCGGCAAGGCGCCGAGGAAGCAGCTGGCCACCAAGGCCGCCCGCAAGTCCGCCCCGGCCACAGGCGGCGTCAAGAAGCCCCACCGCTTCCGCCCCGGCACCGTCGCCCTCCGCGAGATCCGCAAGTACCAGAAGAGCACCGAGCTGCTCATCCGCAAGCTCCCCTTCCAGCGCCTCGTCCGCGAGATCGCCCAGGACTTCAAGACCGACCTCCGCTTCCAGTCCTCCGCCGTCTCCGCCCTGCAGGAGGCCGCCGAGGCCTACCTGGTGGGCCTCTTCGAGGACACCAACCTCTGCGCCATCCACGCCAAGCGCGTCACCATCATGCCCAAGGACATCCAGCTCGCCCGCCGCATCCGTGGAGAGAGGGCCTAA